In Dyadobacter subterraneus, a single genomic region encodes these proteins:
- a CDS encoding enolase C-terminal domain-like protein: MIAAGSTAGLLSLFGENSQAHAREHYSTPAYQKGLAPIKIKSVKAIATAPQGSNLIVVKVETTEPGLYGLGCATFTQRAVSVVTAINTYLNEFCTGKDVDNIEDMWQSTYVSSYWRNGPVLNNALSGLDEALWDIKGKRANMPVYQLLGGKVRFAIPCYTHANGNSPEATADNAQEIMDKGFKYVRIQQGGYGAVGSTEQKPDFKAAGFGGEGDSFMNERAYLKSVPKLFEVVRKKCGDEVELLHDVHERVQPMDAINMIKAVEEYRPFFIEDPFSPENMGWFKQLRQSTTVPIAMGELFNNVNEFRDPMANQLFDYIRCHVSQIGGITPAMKVARLGEWFNVKTAWHGPGDVSPVGHAAHAHIDLAIWNFGIQEAVSFNDKTQAIFSGCPTMKNGYMSVNEAPGLGVDINEKEAAKYPITTKSNWQVRKFDGTIIRP, translated from the coding sequence ATGATTGCAGCGGGATCAACAGCTGGATTATTAAGTCTGTTTGGAGAAAATTCACAGGCCCACGCAAGAGAGCATTACAGCACTCCGGCTTATCAAAAAGGTCTGGCTCCGATCAAAATAAAAAGCGTAAAAGCGATTGCAACCGCTCCGCAAGGCTCTAACTTAATTGTGGTAAAAGTTGAAACCACCGAACCTGGTTTGTACGGATTGGGCTGCGCCACTTTTACGCAACGTGCTGTTTCTGTGGTAACTGCTATCAATACATATTTGAATGAATTTTGTACCGGCAAGGATGTCGACAATATTGAAGATATGTGGCAATCGACCTATGTAAGTTCATATTGGAGAAATGGCCCTGTGTTGAATAATGCATTAAGCGGACTGGATGAAGCACTCTGGGATATAAAAGGAAAACGCGCCAACATGCCTGTCTATCAATTACTTGGCGGAAAAGTGCGTTTTGCAATTCCATGTTATACGCATGCCAATGGAAATTCGCCGGAAGCAACGGCCGATAATGCTCAGGAAATTATGGATAAAGGTTTTAAATATGTACGGATTCAGCAGGGCGGATATGGAGCCGTTGGCAGCACGGAACAAAAGCCGGATTTCAAAGCCGCTGGTTTTGGTGGAGAAGGTGACAGTTTTATGAATGAGCGCGCTTACCTGAAATCAGTTCCAAAACTTTTTGAAGTAGTACGCAAAAAATGTGGCGATGAAGTGGAACTGCTTCATGACGTGCATGAAAGGGTTCAGCCGATGGATGCGATCAACATGATCAAAGCCGTCGAAGAATACCGTCCATTTTTCATCGAAGATCCGTTTTCTCCGGAAAATATGGGCTGGTTCAAACAACTTCGCCAGAGCACAACCGTACCGATCGCGATGGGAGAATTGTTTAACAATGTCAACGAATTCCGCGATCCGATGGCCAACCAGCTATTTGATTACATCCGCTGTCACGTTTCGCAGATTGGTGGTATTACGCCTGCTATGAAAGTGGCGCGGCTGGGAGAATGGTTTAATGTAAAAACGGCCTGGCACGGTCCAGGTGATGTTTCTCCGGTTGGACATGCCGCTCACGCGCACATTGACCTGGCCATCTGGAATTTCGGAATTCAGGAAGCAGTAAGTTTTAACGATAAAACCCAGGCCATTTTCTCCGGTTGCCCGACAATGAAAAACGGCTATATGTCTGTGAATGAAGCGCCGGGACTAGGCGTTGATATCAATGAAAAAGAAGCGGCCAAATACCCGATAACAACCAAATCAAACTGGCAAGTTCGTAAATTCGACGGCACGATCATCAGGCCTTAG
- a CDS encoding outer membrane protein assembly factor BamB family protein, with the protein MTHFFVNVRGKNYQNLSLLIVGILCLSAICISFVSEDKIITEGETGNNWPSYGGNKAGNRYSPLDQINTQNVASLKVAWQYDAVKRQQGSPAPKRQMEIQCQPIVIDGVLYGTTPNLNLFALKADTGEELWRFDPFKDKTPRFHVSRGVMYWASGNDKRILYTAGPQLFALNAATGKPVESFGENGIVDLREGTSDNLDRDKSKMSVDATSPGVIYKDVLVIGSRVSEYGDAAPGSIRGFDIKTGKLKWVFHTIPQPGEKGYETWPKDAWKKMGGANNWAGMVLDEKRGAVYFGTGSPSVDFYGVDREGKNLYANCVISLNAETGKLNWYYQTVHHDLWDRDISCQPNLVRVKNKGKLVDAVAQATKDGLLFLFDRDTGLPLFPVEERSAAANYKLPGEHPWPTQPYPTKPAPFSRQVFTENEITNISPEATAFVKAKFDQSRSGNKYMPPSKEGTLYLGIGGGAEWGGNAADPDGILYQNGNEMVWDLKMLDYKVPNADEGITGKSLYMRNCAACHRADRMGSGQEYPNLVSIGSRLSKEDINTIIKSGRGRMPSFQHIPDKEREAIVNFLLDIDNKTVASTDNHSATAAPEMATKKSDFPYIPPYINNGWTRFFDQNGYPAIKPPWGTLNAIDLNTGEYLWRVPLGEFPELTKKGIPITGTENYGGPIVTAGGLVFIAATKDERIRAFDKKTGKLVWEYQLPAGGFATPITYQVNGKQYVVIAAGGAKNGHKPGGSYIAFALP; encoded by the coding sequence ATGACCCATTTTTTTGTTAATGTTCGTGGAAAAAATTATCAAAACTTATCACTGCTCATAGTTGGTATACTTTGTCTGTCAGCTATTTGCATTTCATTTGTAAGTGAGGATAAAATAATTACCGAAGGTGAAACTGGTAACAACTGGCCCAGTTATGGAGGAAACAAAGCTGGAAACCGTTACTCCCCTCTTGATCAGATTAACACTCAAAATGTTGCTTCGCTTAAAGTTGCCTGGCAATATGACGCGGTCAAAAGACAGCAAGGAAGTCCTGCACCAAAACGGCAGATGGAAATCCAGTGTCAACCTATTGTAATCGACGGTGTTTTATACGGAACTACTCCCAATCTGAATCTTTTTGCATTAAAAGCAGATACCGGTGAGGAACTCTGGAGATTTGATCCCTTCAAAGACAAAACACCAAGATTCCATGTAAGTCGCGGGGTGATGTACTGGGCAAGTGGTAACGACAAACGCATTTTGTATACCGCTGGCCCCCAACTTTTTGCACTTAATGCTGCCACAGGAAAACCGGTTGAAAGTTTTGGAGAAAACGGTATCGTTGATCTGCGGGAAGGCACTTCTGACAATCTTGACAGGGATAAAAGTAAAATGTCGGTTGATGCTACCAGTCCGGGTGTGATCTATAAAGATGTACTTGTAATTGGTTCTAGGGTATCCGAGTATGGTGACGCTGCTCCTGGAAGTATTCGTGGTTTCGATATTAAAACCGGAAAATTGAAATGGGTTTTTCATACCATTCCCCAGCCGGGAGAAAAAGGTTATGAAACATGGCCAAAGGATGCCTGGAAAAAAATGGGCGGTGCCAACAACTGGGCCGGTATGGTGTTGGATGAAAAAAGAGGCGCGGTCTATTTTGGAACGGGCTCACCATCCGTTGATTTTTATGGTGTGGACAGAGAAGGAAAAAATCTTTACGCCAACTGCGTGATTTCTTTGAATGCAGAAACCGGGAAATTAAACTGGTATTATCAAACGGTTCATCATGATTTATGGGACCGGGATATTTCCTGTCAGCCGAATCTGGTTCGGGTCAAAAACAAAGGGAAATTGGTTGATGCAGTGGCTCAGGCTACAAAAGACGGTTTGTTATTTCTGTTTGACCGTGATACCGGACTTCCCTTATTTCCAGTAGAAGAACGTTCTGCGGCCGCGAATTATAAACTTCCCGGCGAACATCCTTGGCCGACGCAACCTTATCCTACAAAACCGGCACCTTTTTCCCGTCAGGTTTTTACCGAAAATGAAATCACAAATATTTCTCCCGAAGCAACTGCTTTTGTCAAAGCAAAATTTGATCAGAGCCGTTCCGGAAATAAATATATGCCACCAAGTAAAGAAGGAACGCTGTATCTGGGCATTGGTGGTGGCGCTGAATGGGGAGGAAATGCGGCCGATCCTGATGGAATTCTTTACCAAAATGGAAACGAAATGGTTTGGGATTTAAAAATGCTCGATTATAAAGTACCAAATGCGGATGAAGGAATTACCGGAAAGTCTCTTTACATGCGCAATTGTGCCGCCTGTCACCGCGCAGACCGCATGGGAAGCGGACAGGAATATCCAAATCTGGTCAGTATTGGAAGTCGTCTTTCGAAAGAAGATATTAATACAATTATCAAAAGCGGTCGAGGCAGAATGCCATCTTTTCAGCATATTCCAGACAAAGAGCGTGAAGCAATTGTCAATTTCCTGCTTGATATTGATAACAAAACTGTTGCCTCCACAGATAATCACAGCGCGACAGCTGCACCGGAAATGGCAACCAAAAAATCTGATTTTCCATACATTCCGCCTTATATCAACAACGGCTGGACGAGATTTTTTGACCAGAATGGTTACCCGGCTATCAAACCGCCATGGGGAACCCTGAATGCCATTGATCTTAATACAGGTGAATATTTGTGGAGAGTTCCTCTCGGAGAATTTCCGGAACTTACGAAAAAAGGTATTCCCATAACCGGTACTGAAAATTATGGCGGGCCAATCGTCACAGCCGGCGGACTGGTTTTTATCGCTGCGACCAAAGATGAAAGAATCCGTGCTTTTGACAAGAAAACAGGAAAATTGGTCTGGGAATATCAGCTTCCTGCCGGTGGTTTTGCAACGCCCATTACTTATCAGGTTAATGGAAAACAATATGTGGTGATCGCAGCCGGAGGTGCTAAAAACGGACATAAACCGGGTGGTTCCTACATTGCTTTTGCATTACCTTAA